Proteins encoded in a region of the Bacteroidota bacterium genome:
- a CDS encoding thioredoxin-like domain-containing protein, whose amino-acid sequence MRYSRNSGLLVIAAICLIIASCGNNKSRVKNEFTIHGKFKNTKGEMLRLVQLTVDSVIPRDSAIIDENGAFSFKVKATAPSFYLVKAAADNFITLLINPGEIIELSGNFQQLAREYNVSGSPGSALLAELNTHTRINYRKVDSIENILNKSQDSSRFADIKKEIDSAYTLIFLDQQKFVKAFIDKNDSSLASLMAIYQVFGRVKVLNERDHFEYFEKLDKRLTALYPANGYVLELHNRVLQIYKNDEEQKLAEKKLDSGLVAPDIYLKNIGGVTCNLSSLKGRVVLVWFWAGWSKSSQKDIDTYKYLYKKFRSKGFEIYAVSLDKERQTWEDAVRGNKMQWLQVGDLLEWDSPVVKTYCIKNIPHALLIGKDGRILKRGITAEQLPEYLAKQFKN is encoded by the coding sequence ATGAGATATTCCAGAAATTCCGGTCTGCTTGTGATAGCAGCCATCTGTCTGATTATTGCTTCATGCGGGAACAATAAAAGCCGTGTCAAAAATGAGTTTACCATACACGGTAAATTTAAAAACACTAAAGGCGAAATGCTCCGCCTGGTGCAGTTAACCGTTGATAGTGTTATCCCTCGTGATTCAGCCATCATAGATGAAAACGGCGCTTTTTCATTTAAAGTAAAAGCAACAGCACCTTCGTTTTATCTTGTGAAAGCAGCTGCCGATAATTTTATAACGCTGTTAATAAATCCGGGCGAAATTATTGAGCTGTCAGGTAACTTCCAGCAGCTTGCCCGCGAATATAATGTCAGCGGTTCTCCCGGATCAGCGCTGCTTGCAGAACTTAATACCCACACCCGTATTAATTACCGAAAGGTCGATTCTATTGAAAATATTCTGAATAAAAGTCAGGATAGTTCACGCTTTGCGGATATTAAAAAAGAAATAGACTCTGCTTATACCCTGATTTTTCTTGATCAGCAAAAATTTGTCAAAGCATTCATCGATAAAAATGACTCGTCGCTTGCTTCGCTCATGGCCATTTATCAGGTGTTTGGACGGGTAAAAGTGTTGAATGAACGCGATCATTTCGAATATTTTGAAAAACTGGATAAACGTTTAACAGCCCTCTATCCCGCTAACGGATACGTGCTTGAACTACATAACCGGGTGTTGCAGATATACAAGAATGACGAAGAACAAAAACTTGCCGAAAAGAAACTGGATTCGGGACTGGTGGCGCCTGATATCTATCTGAAAAATATTGGCGGAGTGACGTGCAATTTGTCGTCGCTCAAGGGCCGCGTTGTGCTGGTATGGTTCTGGGCTGGCTGGAGCAAGTCTTCGCAAAAAGACATTGATACGTATAAATATCTTTATAAAAAATTCCGCAGCAAGGGATTTGAAATCTATGCTGTGTCTCTTGATAAAGAGCGCCAAACCTGGGAAGATGCCGTACGCGGAAACAAAATGCAATGGCTGCAGGTCGGCGATTTGCTCGAATGGGATTCGCCTGTCGTTAAAACATATTGTATCAAAAATATTCCGCATGCTCTGTTGATTGGAAAGGACGGCCGCATCCTGAAACGGGGTATAACAGCCGAGCAGTTGCCCGAATACCTTGCGAAGCAGTTTAAAAATTAG